In the genome of Streptomyces racemochromogenes, one region contains:
- a CDS encoding amino acid permease, which yields MTSTQVEQHHGDDNATTGTTPEEGYERGLGSRQVQMIAIGGAIGVGLFLGAGANIAKAGPSLILMYALAGVIVFFIMRALGELLLYRPVSGSFAEYAREFLSPFFGFVTGWTYWLMWVVTGMAELTAAAIYVHFWFPDVPQWVTALVFLVVLYVANLISVKIFGEIEFWFSMVKVTALIGMIVIGIGVVTFGFSQAGDTAAVSNLWAFDGIFPKGVGSSLMTLQGVMFAYLAVELVGVTAGESENPEKTLPKAINTLPWRIIVFYVGALSVILMVVKWTEFQPGVSPFVAAFAKIGIPAGAAIVNFVVLTAALSSCNSGMYSTGRMLRDLAANSEAPKLLGKLSSTKTPAVAITLSTALMGIGVVLNYVVPEKAFGYVTSVATAAGIWTWLMILVSHIRYRRAVDAGKLPASSFPAPGGTICSWIAVAFLLLVTVMIAIDPDSRVSLYVGAGWAVCLAIGWAVLKSRNPQVAARAAGDADEALEPAARS from the coding sequence ATGACCTCGACGCAGGTCGAACAGCACCACGGCGACGACAACGCCACCACGGGCACCACGCCCGAGGAGGGCTACGAGCGCGGCCTCGGCAGCCGCCAGGTCCAGATGATCGCCATCGGCGGCGCCATCGGCGTCGGCCTCTTCCTGGGAGCCGGGGCGAACATCGCCAAGGCCGGGCCCAGCCTCATCCTCATGTACGCCCTCGCCGGCGTCATCGTCTTCTTCATCATGCGAGCGCTCGGCGAGCTGCTCCTGTACCGCCCCGTCTCGGGTTCCTTCGCGGAGTACGCCCGCGAGTTCCTGAGCCCGTTCTTCGGGTTCGTGACGGGCTGGACGTACTGGCTCATGTGGGTCGTCACCGGCATGGCCGAGCTGACCGCCGCGGCCATCTACGTGCACTTCTGGTTCCCGGACGTCCCCCAGTGGGTGACCGCCCTGGTCTTCCTGGTGGTCCTGTACGTCGCCAACCTCATCTCGGTGAAGATCTTCGGCGAGATCGAGTTCTGGTTCTCGATGGTCAAGGTCACGGCCCTGATCGGCATGATCGTGATCGGCATCGGCGTGGTCACCTTCGGCTTCAGCCAGGCCGGTGACACCGCAGCCGTGTCCAACCTCTGGGCCTTCGACGGCATCTTCCCCAAGGGCGTCGGCTCCAGCCTGATGACCCTGCAGGGCGTCATGTTCGCCTACCTGGCCGTCGAGCTCGTCGGCGTCACCGCCGGCGAGTCCGAGAACCCGGAGAAGACCCTCCCCAAGGCCATCAACACCCTGCCCTGGCGCATCATCGTCTTCTACGTCGGTGCGCTCAGCGTGATCCTGATGGTCGTCAAGTGGACCGAGTTCCAGCCCGGCGTCAGCCCGTTCGTGGCGGCCTTCGCGAAGATCGGCATCCCGGCCGGCGCGGCGATCGTCAACTTCGTGGTGCTCACCGCGGCCCTGTCGTCCTGCAACTCCGGCATGTACTCCACCGGCCGCATGCTGCGCGACCTGGCCGCGAACTCCGAGGCGCCCAAGCTGCTGGGCAAGCTCAGCTCCACCAAGACCCCGGCCGTGGCCATCACCCTCTCCACCGCCCTCATGGGCATCGGCGTGGTCCTGAACTACGTCGTCCCGGAGAAGGCCTTCGGCTACGTCACCTCGGTGGCGACGGCGGCCGGCATCTGGACCTGGCTGATGATCCTGGTCAGCCACATCCGCTACCGCCGCGCGGTGGACGCGGGCAAGCTGCCCGCCTCCTCCTTCCCGGCGCCGGGCGGCACCATCTGCAGCTGGATCGCCGTGGCCTTCCTGCTGCTGGTGACCGTGATGATCGCCATCGACCCGGACAGCCGCGTCTCCCTGTACGTGGGCGCCGGCTGGGCCGTCTGCCTGGCCATCGGCTGGGCCGTGCTGAAGTCGCGCAACCCGCAGGTCGCGGCGCGTGCGGCGGGCGACGCCGACGAGGCGCTGGAGCCCGCGGCCCGGTCCTGA
- a CDS encoding STAS domain-containing protein, whose product MVSGADDKRFTVAVRTVDGVVLLTLGGELDHDTAGPLKEALDAAARRGGRLLVDMAGLRFCDSTGLNALLHGRLAVQEAGGSLELAGLAGPVARMFRITGADGVFPVHADVAQALGANQGR is encoded by the coding sequence ATGGTCTCCGGAGCGGACGACAAGCGGTTCACCGTCGCGGTGCGGACGGTGGACGGGGTTGTACTGCTCACCCTCGGCGGTGAGCTGGACCATGACACGGCGGGACCCCTCAAGGAGGCCCTGGACGCGGCCGCCCGGCGGGGCGGCCGGCTGCTGGTCGACATGGCGGGACTGCGCTTCTGCGACTCGACGGGTCTCAACGCCCTGCTCCACGGCCGCCTGGCCGTCCAGGAGGCCGGCGGCAGCCTGGAGCTGGCCGGGCTGGCGGGGCCGGTCGCCAGGATGTTCCGCATCACCGGCGCTGACGGGGTCTTCCCGGTCCACGCCGACGTCGCTCAGGCGCTGGGTGCCAACCAGGGGCGATGA
- a CDS encoding isochorismatase family cysteine hydrolase: protein MPETALIVIDMINTYEHEDAELLLPSVSEVLTGIGTLLGAARERKVPVVYVNDNFGLWRSHHGEILEAALAGPHADLVEPVRPDEESLFVVKARHSVFYETPLAYLLGRLGVGRLVLCGQVTEQCVLYSALDAHVRHLDVTVGRDAVAHIHRDLADAALRMMEVNMAAEVRDAADVRL, encoded by the coding sequence GTGCCGGAGACCGCGCTGATCGTCATCGACATGATCAACACCTACGAGCACGAGGACGCCGAACTGCTGCTGCCCTCGGTGAGCGAGGTCCTGACCGGGATCGGGACCCTGCTCGGCGCCGCCCGCGAGCGGAAGGTCCCGGTCGTCTACGTCAACGACAACTTCGGATTGTGGCGCTCCCACCACGGCGAGATCCTGGAAGCGGCCCTCGCCGGCCCGCACGCCGACCTCGTCGAGCCCGTCCGGCCCGACGAGGAGTCCCTCTTCGTCGTCAAGGCGCGCCACTCCGTCTTCTACGAGACCCCGCTGGCCTACCTCCTGGGCCGGCTCGGCGTCGGCCGGCTGGTGCTGTGCGGCCAGGTGACCGAGCAGTGCGTCCTCTACTCCGCCCTCGACGCGCACGTCCGCCACCTGGACGTGACCGTCGGCCGCGACGCCGTGGCCCACATCCACCGGGACCTGGCGGACGCGGCCCTGCGCATGATGGAGGTGAACATGGCCGCGGAGGTCCGCGACGCCGCGGACGTCCGCCTGTGA